Proteins encoded in a region of the Dehalogenimonas sp. THU2 genome:
- the dtd gene encoding D-aminoacyl-tRNA deacylase: MKALVQRVSRAQVSVDGEIIGSIGYGLLALVGIAEGDGRADIDYLVNKVVNLRVFADADGKFNLSLLDIGGELLLISQFTLIADTRKGRRPSFTGAAPPEAAETLFNEFVAEAEKTGVPVATGRFQAHMQVELVNDGPVTVMLDSRDRLLPR, encoded by the coding sequence ATGAAAGCTCTGGTACAGCGGGTCAGCCGGGCGCAAGTCAGTGTCGATGGAGAGATCATCGGCAGCATCGGCTACGGTCTTCTGGCCCTTGTCGGCATCGCCGAGGGTGACGGCAGGGCGGACATCGACTACCTGGTGAACAAAGTGGTCAACCTGCGTGTTTTCGCCGATGCCGATGGCAAATTCAACCTCTCGCTCCTGGATATCGGCGGCGAGTTGCTGCTCATCAGCCAGTTCACCCTCATCGCCGACACCCGCAAAGGCCGCCGCCCCAGCTTCACCGGCGCCGCGCCGCCGGAAGCAGCCGAAACCCTGTTCAACGAATTCGTCGCCGAGGCCGAGAAGACCGGCGTCCCCGTGGCCACCGGCCGTTTCCAGGCGCACATGCAGGTGGAACTGGTCAACGACGGTCCGGTGACCGTCATGCTCGACTCCCGAGACCGCCTCCTGCCCCGCTAG